The following are encoded in a window of uncultured Fusobacterium sp. genomic DNA:
- the gap gene encoding type I glyceraldehyde-3-phosphate dehydrogenase: MAVKVAINGFGRIGRLALRLMVGNPEFDVVAINDLTDAHMLAHLFKYDSAQGRFDGTIEVQEDAFVVNGHTIKTFAQADPKNLPWGDLGVDVVLECTGFFTKKEKAEAHIEAGAKKVVISAPATGDLKTIVYNVNDNILDGTETVISGASCTTNCLAPMAKALQDNFGIVEGLMTTIHAYTNDQNTLDGPHRKGDFRRARAAAANIVPNTTGAAKAIGLVIPELKGKLDGAAQRVPVITGSITELVTVLEKPVTVEEVNAAMKAAATESFGYTEEPLVSSDIIGINYGSLFDATQTKVMTVGDKQLVKTVAWYDNEMSYTSQLIRTLKKFVELSK, translated from the coding sequence TAACAGATGCACACATGCTAGCTCACCTATTTAAATATGACTCAGCTCAAGGAAGATTCGATGGAACTATCGAAGTTCAAGAAGATGCTTTCGTAGTAAACGGACACACAATCAAAACTTTTGCACAAGCTGATCCTAAAAACTTACCATGGGGAGATCTAGGAGTAGACGTAGTTCTAGAATGTACTGGATTCTTCACTAAAAAAGAAAAAGCAGAAGCTCACATTGAAGCAGGAGCTAAAAAAGTTGTTATTTCTGCACCAGCAACTGGAGATCTTAAAACAATAGTTTACAATGTAAACGACAACATCCTAGATGGAACTGAAACAGTTATTTCAGGAGCTTCTTGTACAACTAACTGTTTAGCACCTATGGCTAAAGCATTACAAGATAACTTTGGAATCGTAGAAGGATTAATGACTACTATCCATGCATATACAAATGACCAAAACACACTAGATGGTCCACACAGAAAAGGAGATTTCAGAAGAGCTAGAGCTGCTGCTGCAAACATCGTTCCTAACACAACTGGAGCTGCAAAAGCAATCGGACTTGTTATCCCTGAATTAAAAGGAAAATTAGATGGAGCTGCTCAAAGAGTACCAGTAATCACTGGATCAATCACTGAATTAGTAACAGTTCTTGAAAAACCAGTAACTGTAGAAGAAGTTAACGCTGCTATGAAAGCTGCTGCAACTGAATCTTTCGGATACACTGAAGAACCATTAGTATCAAGCGATATCATCGGAATCAACTATGGATCACTATTTGATGCTACTCAAACTAAAGTTATGACAGTAGGAGACAAACAACTAGTTAAAACTGTTGCTTGGTATGACAACGAAATGTCTTACACTTCTCAATTAATCAGAACTCTTAAAAAATTCGTAGAATTATCTAAATAA